A genomic stretch from Neodiprion fabricii isolate iyNeoFabr1 chromosome 3, iyNeoFabr1.1, whole genome shotgun sequence includes:
- the LOC124177343 gene encoding uncharacterized protein LOC124177343 isoform X2: MKSLAALRRFQLFYAPLFLLSAATGVRGLRDVSIKIPLAVAPGSTVTMTCQYDLEADLLYTVKWYKGRKEFFRYVLKELPHTKVFPLPGVNVDTALSDSHHVVLHDVQSDLTGKYRCEVSADAPSFHTEMVSSYMHVVNLPEGDPEIRVEKMKYAVGDVVRGNCTSPPGNPPANVTWSVNGLPVNSSYSRSSPSKAENPLVSVVAGLDLEIAPDSFNHGRLHITCRVNVFDLYTAESEIFVEEERPRLASVLGTRESSYTGKAGRRVEQWIFMVAVTNLLLYSLR, from the exons aTGAAAAGTCTCGCGGCTCTCCGAAGATTTCAACTCTTCTACGCGCCGTTGTTCCTACTTTCGGCTGCTACGG GAGTGCGAGGCTTGCGAGACGTATCGATAAAAATACCTCTAGCGGTCGCACCTGGCTCCACGGTTACTATGACCTGTCAGTATGACCTAGAAGCGGATCTACTCTATACGGTCAAGTGGTACAAGGGGCGCAAAGAATTCTTCAGATATGTCTTGAAGGAGCTGCCGCACACTAAAGTCTTTCCTCTTCCGGGTGTCAACGTCGAC ACCGCATTGAGCGACTCGCATCATGTTGTCCTGCACGACGTACAGTCCGATCTTACTGGCAAATATCGGTGTGAAGTATCCGCTGATGCACCGTCTTTTCACACGGAAATGGTATCCAGCTACATGCACGTTGTCA ACCTACCGGAGGGGGATCCAGAGATTCGCGTCGAGAAGATGAAATACGCTGTCGGTGACGTGGTGCGTGGCAACTGTACGTCGCCACCGGGGAATCCCCCGGCCAACGTTACGTGGTCCGTAAACGGATTACCG GTAAATTCGAGTTACTCTCGTTCGTCGCCATCTAAAGCGGAAAATCCGCTGGTATCGGTTGTTGCTGGACTGGACTTGGAAATTGCCCCGGATAGTTTCAACCACGGGAGACTCCACATCACGTGTCGAGTCAACGTGTTTGATTTGTATACAGCTGAATCCGAAATATTCGTAGAAGAGGAGCGCCCAAGATTAGCATCTGTTCTCGGAACTCGCGAATCATCCTACACCG GAAAGGCCGGACGAAGAGTTGAGCAGTGGATTTTCATGGTAGCAGTAACGAACCTACTGTTATACAGCCTGAGATAA
- the LOC124177343 gene encoding uncharacterized protein LOC124177343 isoform X1 → MLSDVPTARRVVPRDLEVYVGKINLRLARRRKTNLFELLILKMLKSGKTQFGLFPRRHHLIYQGVRGLRDVSIKIPLAVAPGSTVTMTCQYDLEADLLYTVKWYKGRKEFFRYVLKELPHTKVFPLPGVNVDTALSDSHHVVLHDVQSDLTGKYRCEVSADAPSFHTEMVSSYMHVVNLPEGDPEIRVEKMKYAVGDVVRGNCTSPPGNPPANVTWSVNGLPVNSSYSRSSPSKAENPLVSVVAGLDLEIAPDSFNHGRLHITCRVNVFDLYTAESEIFVEEERPRLASVLGTRESSYTGKAGRRVEQWIFMVAVTNLLLYSLR, encoded by the exons ATGCTTTCCGACGTTCCGACGGCCCGACGAGTCGTGCCAAG AGATCTCGAGGTTTAtgtaggaaaaataaatttacgtcTGGCTCGAAGACGTAAAACAAACTTGTTTGAATTACTTATTTTAAAGATGttaaaaagtggaaaaactCAATTTGGCCTCTTTCCGAGGAGACATCATCTCATCTACCAAG GAGTGCGAGGCTTGCGAGACGTATCGATAAAAATACCTCTAGCGGTCGCACCTGGCTCCACGGTTACTATGACCTGTCAGTATGACCTAGAAGCGGATCTACTCTATACGGTCAAGTGGTACAAGGGGCGCAAAGAATTCTTCAGATATGTCTTGAAGGAGCTGCCGCACACTAAAGTCTTTCCTCTTCCGGGTGTCAACGTCGAC ACCGCATTGAGCGACTCGCATCATGTTGTCCTGCACGACGTACAGTCCGATCTTACTGGCAAATATCGGTGTGAAGTATCCGCTGATGCACCGTCTTTTCACACGGAAATGGTATCCAGCTACATGCACGTTGTCA ACCTACCGGAGGGGGATCCAGAGATTCGCGTCGAGAAGATGAAATACGCTGTCGGTGACGTGGTGCGTGGCAACTGTACGTCGCCACCGGGGAATCCCCCGGCCAACGTTACGTGGTCCGTAAACGGATTACCG GTAAATTCGAGTTACTCTCGTTCGTCGCCATCTAAAGCGGAAAATCCGCTGGTATCGGTTGTTGCTGGACTGGACTTGGAAATTGCCCCGGATAGTTTCAACCACGGGAGACTCCACATCACGTGTCGAGTCAACGTGTTTGATTTGTATACAGCTGAATCCGAAATATTCGTAGAAGAGGAGCGCCCAAGATTAGCATCTGTTCTCGGAACTCGCGAATCATCCTACACCG GAAAGGCCGGACGAAGAGTTGAGCAGTGGATTTTCATGGTAGCAGTAACGAACCTACTGTTATACAGCCTGAGATAA
- the LOC124177343 gene encoding uncharacterized protein LOC124177343 isoform X3 encodes MLSDVPTARRVVPRDLEVYVGKINLRLARRRKTNLFELLILKMLKSGKTQFGLFPRRHHLIYQGVRGLRDVSIKIPLAVAPGSTVTMTCQYDLEADLLYTVKWYKGRKEFFRYVLKELPHTKVFPLPGVNVDTALSDSHHVVLHDVQSDLTGKYRCEVSADAPSFHTEMVSSYMHVVNLPEGDPEIRVEKMKYAVGDVVRGNCTSPPGNPPANVTWSVNGLPERPDEELSSGFSW; translated from the exons ATGCTTTCCGACGTTCCGACGGCCCGACGAGTCGTGCCAAG AGATCTCGAGGTTTAtgtaggaaaaataaatttacgtcTGGCTCGAAGACGTAAAACAAACTTGTTTGAATTACTTATTTTAAAGATGttaaaaagtggaaaaactCAATTTGGCCTCTTTCCGAGGAGACATCATCTCATCTACCAAG GAGTGCGAGGCTTGCGAGACGTATCGATAAAAATACCTCTAGCGGTCGCACCTGGCTCCACGGTTACTATGACCTGTCAGTATGACCTAGAAGCGGATCTACTCTATACGGTCAAGTGGTACAAGGGGCGCAAAGAATTCTTCAGATATGTCTTGAAGGAGCTGCCGCACACTAAAGTCTTTCCTCTTCCGGGTGTCAACGTCGAC ACCGCATTGAGCGACTCGCATCATGTTGTCCTGCACGACGTACAGTCCGATCTTACTGGCAAATATCGGTGTGAAGTATCCGCTGATGCACCGTCTTTTCACACGGAAATGGTATCCAGCTACATGCACGTTGTCA ACCTACCGGAGGGGGATCCAGAGATTCGCGTCGAGAAGATGAAATACGCTGTCGGTGACGTGGTGCGTGGCAACTGTACGTCGCCACCGGGGAATCCCCCGGCCAACGTTACGTGGTCCGTAAACGGATTACCG GAAAGGCCGGACGAAGAGTTGAGCAGTGGATTTTCATGGTAG